A section of the Candidatus Binatia bacterium genome encodes:
- a CDS encoding acyl-CoA dehydrogenase: MSQAKVNFYKADLRSIRFTLYEHLGVDRLFELDRYAHLNREECDAVIDQCHRFVCDVIGPLNSLGDEVGCRFENGIVRTPPGFREAWEKLYELGLPTFTMPLEVDGLGGPHAIGVVLQELQSGANTAFTMYPELTRGAADLIAHFALPEHRQLFLPPMLQGRFSGTMCLSEPHAGSDVGMAKTRATPLEGHIYRIQGTKCWISAGDHDLAENIVHLVLARIDGAPAGTKGLSLFIVPKIWVEPDGSLGRPNDVITASIEHKMGIRASATAVLNFGENGQCRGILVGGEPHVGIKQMFRMMNGARIAVGVQGLAIASTAYLNALQYARQRLQGSSVRHFKDPDAPRVPIIEHSDVRRMLLEMKAKVEGMRTLAVKLAWHMDMALALEKSDAGRAAYHLGQVDLLTPIIKAYCSDQAFRITELAIQTYGGAGYVHDNPVEQYCRDAKIFSIYEGTNHIQALDLVARKLHQHGGENFRNFLNEVKDFAARCASLHGIGAEVRLLHKAAQGLETAALGLMEFFLGGKLDQVTLVANWFLESMAEVAVAHLLLDAARVAEEKQIAAADSDSEATAPDMDFYQGKIMAAKFFAQRFLPLTVARTEMLLSEDRSALDIPDSGFSTEF; this comes from the coding sequence GTGAGCCAAGCAAAGGTCAACTTCTATAAAGCGGATCTTCGTTCGATTCGGTTCACGTTGTACGAACACCTCGGGGTGGACCGGTTATTCGAGCTCGATCGCTACGCGCATTTGAATCGCGAGGAGTGCGATGCCGTAATCGACCAGTGCCACCGGTTCGTCTGCGATGTAATTGGCCCGCTGAACTCCCTGGGAGACGAGGTCGGTTGTCGGTTCGAGAACGGCATCGTGCGGACGCCGCCCGGCTTTCGCGAGGCGTGGGAAAAGCTCTACGAGCTGGGGCTTCCCACCTTCACGATGCCGCTCGAGGTGGATGGCCTGGGTGGGCCTCACGCGATCGGGGTTGTGCTGCAGGAATTGCAAAGCGGCGCCAATACCGCATTTACGATGTATCCGGAACTCACCCGGGGCGCGGCGGATCTCATTGCTCACTTCGCATTGCCGGAACATCGGCAACTTTTCCTTCCGCCCATGCTGCAAGGACGCTTTAGTGGAACGATGTGCTTGTCGGAACCGCATGCAGGGTCCGACGTCGGGATGGCGAAAACCCGGGCGACACCGCTGGAAGGGCACATCTACCGGATCCAAGGCACGAAGTGCTGGATCTCGGCGGGCGACCATGATTTGGCGGAAAACATCGTGCATCTTGTGCTGGCGCGCATCGATGGAGCGCCCGCCGGCACCAAGGGGCTTTCGCTGTTCATCGTGCCGAAGATCTGGGTGGAACCGGATGGCTCCCTCGGCCGGCCCAACGATGTGATCACCGCTTCCATCGAACACAAGATGGGCATCCGTGCATCGGCCACCGCAGTGCTGAACTTCGGCGAGAATGGTCAGTGCCGGGGCATTCTCGTCGGTGGCGAACCCCATGTGGGGATCAAGCAAATGTTTCGCATGATGAACGGGGCGCGCATTGCTGTGGGCGTGCAAGGGCTGGCGATTGCCTCGACCGCGTACTTGAACGCGCTGCAATATGCGCGGCAGCGACTGCAAGGCTCGTCGGTGCGTCATTTCAAGGATCCCGATGCCCCGCGTGTGCCCATCATCGAGCACTCGGACGTGCGGCGGATGTTGCTGGAGATGAAGGCGAAGGTGGAGGGCATGCGCACCTTGGCGGTCAAGCTTGCCTGGCACATGGATATGGCGCTGGCGCTGGAAAAGAGCGATGCGGGCCGTGCTGCCTATCATTTGGGGCAGGTGGACCTGCTGACGCCGATCATCAAAGCTTACTGCTCGGACCAAGCGTTTCGGATTACGGAACTTGCCATCCAAACCTACGGCGGCGCCGGCTACGTGCACGACAATCCCGTGGAGCAATACTGCCGCGACGCGAAGATCTTCTCGATTTACGAGGGCACCAACCACATCCAGGCGCTCGACTTGGTTGCGCGCAAGTTGCATCAACATGGAGGGGAAAACTTCCGCAACTTCTTGAACGAGGTCAAAGATTTCGCCGCCCGCTGTGCCTCGTTGCATGGAATCGGTGCCGAGGTGCGATTGCTGCACAAAGCGGCCCAAGGTCTCGAGACGGCGGCGCTGGGACTCATGGAGTTCTTTTTGGGCGGTAAACTCGATCAGGTGACTTTGGTGGCCAATTGGTTCTTGGAAAGCATGGCGGAAGTCGCGGTGGCCCACCTGCTGCTCGACGCGGCCCGCGTGGCGGAGGAAAAGCAGATTGCGGCGGCGGATAGCGATAGTGAAGCGACCGCACCCGACATGGATTTTTACCAAGGCAAGATCATGGCCGCGAAGTTTTTTGCGCAACGCTTCTTGCCGCTGACCGTGGCCCGGACCGAGATGTTGCTGAGTGAAGATCGCAGCGCTCTCGATATTCCCGACTCCGGCTTTTCGACCGAGTTTTGA
- the cbaB gene encoding cytochrome c oxidase subunit 2, translated as MERSERLILTVSAGLMGVFLLLLVYSASRLGQSVPTCVTDVRPFNQGRIEQRASGQYDVYLVARMWFFDPGEIRVPPGADIQLYLSALDVTHGVYVEGTNVNLMAVPGSVNVARFRLDEPGVYRIFCHEYCGLGHQNMAGKIVVTRELAGARPSEPALAARALTGKLYR; from the coding sequence ATGGAGCGCAGCGAGCGGTTGATTTTGACTGTGTCCGCGGGCCTGATGGGAGTGTTCTTGTTGCTGCTTGTGTACTCAGCCTCGAGGTTGGGGCAATCGGTACCCACTTGTGTCACCGATGTGCGGCCCTTCAACCAAGGCCGGATCGAGCAGCGGGCTAGCGGGCAGTACGACGTGTATCTGGTGGCACGCATGTGGTTCTTCGACCCAGGTGAAATTCGAGTGCCGCCGGGAGCGGACATTCAGTTGTACTTGAGTGCCTTGGATGTCACGCACGGGGTGTACGTCGAGGGCACCAACGTGAACTTGATGGCTGTGCCCGGCAGTGTGAACGTCGCACGCTTCCGGCTGGACGAGCCTGGGGTTTATCGCATCTTTTGCCACGAATACTGCGGCCTCGGGCACCAAAACATGGCGGGCAAAATTGTGGTCACCCGTGAACTCGCCGGTGCCCGCCCAAGCGAGCCTGCACTCGCCGCACGAGCGCTGACGGGCAAGCTCTACCGATAA
- a CDS encoding ATPase/protein kinase, which produces MNRSLSSAEALAEGILAGHRRALAKAITLIESTRADHQAEAQRLLEILLPHTGHAYRIGVSGVPGVGKSTFIEAFGLHLIAQGQRVAVLAVDPSSAISGGSILGDKTRMARLSVAPEAFIRPSPSGGSLGGVARHTREAILLCEAAGFTTVLVETVGVGQSEFTVASMVDFFLVLMLAGAGDELQGIKKGILELVDALAITKADGDNLVAAERAAAEYRTALRLFRHHATVWEPPVVTVSALTGHGIARVWEIVREHRERLSAASELRRKREAQQQKWFWDMVREGLMEHFLARSDVKELLPELERAVTEHRSSPTDAARRLLALLDRPE; this is translated from the coding sequence GTGAACCGATCCTTGTCTTCGGCCGAGGCCTTGGCTGAGGGCATTTTGGCCGGCCATCGCCGCGCCCTCGCCAAGGCGATTACCTTGATCGAGAGCACCCGCGCCGACCATCAGGCAGAAGCCCAACGGCTACTGGAAATCTTGCTGCCCCACACCGGCCATGCGTATCGTATCGGAGTCAGCGGTGTGCCGGGTGTCGGGAAGAGCACCTTCATCGAGGCGTTCGGCTTGCATCTGATTGCCCAGGGGCAGCGCGTGGCCGTGCTGGCCGTGGACCCGTCGAGTGCCATTTCCGGGGGCAGCATCCTTGGCGACAAAACCCGCATGGCACGGCTGTCCGTGGCGCCCGAAGCCTTCATCCGGCCGAGCCCCTCCGGAGGTTCATTGGGCGGCGTGGCCCGACATACCCGCGAGGCGATTTTGCTTTGCGAGGCCGCAGGCTTCACCACCGTGCTGGTGGAAACCGTGGGCGTGGGACAGTCGGAATTCACGGTAGCTTCGATGGTGGACTTTTTCCTCGTGCTCATGCTGGCGGGTGCGGGCGACGAGCTGCAAGGCATCAAAAAGGGCATTCTCGAACTGGTGGACGCGCTCGCCATCACGAAGGCGGACGGCGACAATCTCGTGGCCGCCGAGCGTGCTGCCGCAGAATACCGCACGGCGCTACGGCTCTTTCGGCATCATGCCACAGTCTGGGAACCACCGGTAGTTACCGTGAGCGCCCTGACCGGCCACGGCATTGCTCGAGTGTGGGAGATCGTTCGAGAGCACCGCGAGCGCCTGAGCGCCGCCAGCGAGCTGCGCCGCAAGCGCGAAGCGCAACAGCAAAAGTGGTTTTGGGACATGGTGCGGGAAGGCCTCATGGAACATTTTCTTGCCCGCTCCGACGTGAAGGAGTTACTGCCCGAACTGGAACGCGCGGTGACGGAGCATCGCTCGAGCCCGACCGATGCCGCACGCCGGTTGTTGGCCCTCCTGGACCGTCCCGAATAG
- a CDS encoding ABC transporter permease, with amino-acid sequence MGTLLTLLRKELYLYAVSPLTYVVAAVFVGLCGFFFYTRLIVYSQFGFGWDILGNFWFSFLAGAPYSVSTVLLLMCPLLTMRSFAEERRTGTLELLLTLPLGDAQLVLAKWLAALLVVEVILGLLLPFLVALHGLAAFPWQPAMAGFLGLVLLASAFVAAGVCFSACTSSQVIAAAATYGLLVLAWLVTWNEAAAGEPWMRVLREVSLFDRFEWFARGVVRSGDAAYFLACTAFFLCLAGLVLGARRWRGK; translated from the coding sequence ATGGGCACGTTGCTGACCCTATTGCGCAAAGAGCTGTATCTGTACGCGGTGTCGCCGCTGACCTACGTGGTGGCCGCCGTTTTCGTCGGTCTGTGCGGGTTTTTCTTTTACACCCGCCTGATCGTGTACAGCCAGTTTGGTTTCGGCTGGGATATCTTAGGGAATTTTTGGTTTTCCTTTTTGGCTGGGGCTCCGTACTCCGTCTCCACCGTCCTCTTGCTCATGTGCCCGCTCTTGACCATGCGGTCGTTTGCCGAAGAACGCAGGACCGGAACGCTGGAGCTGCTGCTGACCTTGCCGCTGGGCGATGCGCAACTGGTATTGGCGAAATGGCTAGCGGCGCTGCTCGTGGTGGAAGTCATCCTGGGGCTGCTGCTGCCGTTCCTCGTGGCCTTGCACGGCTTGGCCGCCTTTCCGTGGCAACCCGCGATGGCCGGCTTTCTCGGCTTGGTGCTGTTGGCGAGTGCGTTCGTGGCCGCAGGCGTCTGTTTTTCCGCGTGCACGTCGAGCCAAGTGATCGCTGCCGCCGCAACCTATGGGCTGCTCGTGCTCGCCTGGCTCGTGACGTGGAACGAAGCCGCAGCCGGCGAACCGTGGATGCGAGTGCTGCGCGAAGTGTCGCTGTTCGATCGCTTCGAGTGGTTTGCGCGGGGAGTGGTCCGCTCCGGCGATGCCGCGTATTTCCTCGCTTGCACCGCGTTTTTTCTGTGCCTCGCCGGGCTGGTGCTCGGGGCCCGGCGCTGGCGCGGGAAGTAG
- the mcmA gene encoding methylmalonyl-CoA mutase: MSKQGDRADLERWRQLATEERKGRSPDELVWHTPEGIDVKPLYTRADVEDLDFLDTIPGDFPFIRGPRATMYAEKPWTIRQYAGFSTAEESNAFYRACLAQGQMGLSVAFDLATHRGYDSDHPRVVGDVGKAGVAIDSVEDMKILFDGVPLDKMSVSMTMNGAVLPVLASFIVAGEEQGVPRSKLTGTIQNDILKEFMVRNTYIYPPGPSMRIVADIIEYTAKEMPKFNSISISGYHMQEAGATCDLELAFTLADGLEYVRAALSKGLDIDDFAGRLSFFFAIGMNFYMEIAKLRAARLLWATLMKRHFNPKKRTSLMLRTHCQTSGASLTEQDPFNNIVRTTIEAMAAVFGGTQSLHTNSYDEAIALPSDTAARIARNTQLILQLETGIPKVIDPWGGSYFMESLTHALARKAMNIIEEVEAMGGMVKAIEAGMPKLRIEETAARRQARIDRGEDVIVGVNKYRLPEEPEIEIREIDNTAVRERQIERLKKIRATRDQAKVEAALNALTRAAETGEGNLLALAVEAARARATVGEISAALEKVWGRYQAEVRSISGVYGGQYADDPEWQRLREEVEAFAREHGRRPRILIAKIGQDGHDRGAKVIATAFADLGFDVDIGSLFQTPEEVARQAVENDVHVIGISTQAGGHKTLVPQLIRELERLGAGDIIVTVGGIIPQKDYKFLEQAGVRAIFGPGTHVLRAARRVLELVREATQPAPKVATA, translated from the coding sequence ATGAGCAAGCAAGGTGATCGAGCCGACCTGGAACGCTGGCGGCAACTCGCCACCGAGGAACGCAAGGGCCGCAGCCCCGACGAACTGGTGTGGCATACCCCCGAAGGCATTGACGTCAAACCGCTCTACACGCGCGCGGATGTGGAGGATCTCGACTTTCTCGACACCATTCCCGGTGACTTCCCCTTCATCCGCGGGCCACGCGCCACGATGTACGCGGAAAAACCATGGACCATCCGGCAGTACGCGGGCTTTTCTACCGCGGAGGAGTCCAACGCGTTTTACCGCGCTTGCTTGGCGCAAGGGCAAATGGGCCTATCGGTCGCCTTCGATCTCGCCACCCACCGCGGCTACGACAGCGACCATCCGCGCGTGGTCGGCGACGTGGGCAAAGCCGGTGTGGCCATTGACTCCGTCGAGGACATGAAAATCCTGTTCGACGGCGTGCCGCTGGACAAAATGTCGGTGTCGATGACCATGAACGGCGCCGTGCTGCCCGTGCTTGCCAGTTTTATCGTTGCCGGCGAAGAGCAAGGCGTGCCGCGCTCCAAGCTCACGGGCACCATCCAAAACGACATCCTCAAGGAGTTCATGGTCCGCAACACTTACATTTATCCGCCCGGACCCTCCATGCGCATCGTCGCCGATATCATCGAGTACACCGCCAAGGAAATGCCCAAATTCAACTCGATTTCCATTTCCGGCTACCACATGCAGGAGGCAGGGGCGACGTGCGACCTGGAACTGGCCTTCACCCTGGCCGATGGCCTGGAATACGTGCGCGCCGCGCTGTCCAAAGGCCTGGACATCGACGACTTCGCCGGCCGCTTGTCGTTCTTTTTCGCCATCGGGATGAACTTCTACATGGAAATCGCCAAGCTGCGGGCGGCCCGCCTGCTTTGGGCCACGCTGATGAAGCGCCACTTCAACCCGAAGAAACGCACCTCGCTCATGTTGCGCACTCACTGCCAAACATCGGGGGCAAGCCTGACCGAGCAAGACCCGTTCAACAACATCGTCCGCACCACGATCGAGGCCATGGCTGCCGTGTTCGGCGGCACGCAAAGCTTGCACACCAACTCGTACGACGAGGCCATTGCCCTTCCGAGCGATACCGCCGCTCGTATCGCCCGCAACACGCAGCTCATCCTGCAGCTCGAAACCGGCATTCCCAAGGTGATCGATCCTTGGGGCGGCTCGTACTTCATGGAGTCCCTGACCCACGCCTTGGCTCGCAAGGCGATGAACATCATCGAAGAGGTCGAAGCCATGGGCGGGATGGTCAAAGCCATCGAAGCCGGCATGCCGAAGCTTCGCATCGAAGAAACCGCAGCACGCCGCCAAGCGCGCATCGATCGTGGCGAAGACGTTATTGTCGGCGTGAACAAGTACCGGCTACCCGAAGAGCCGGAGATCGAAATCCGCGAGATCGACAACACCGCGGTGCGCGAACGGCAAATCGAGCGCCTGAAAAAGATTCGTGCCACGCGCGACCAGGCCAAGGTGGAAGCCGCTCTCAACGCCCTCACGCGCGCCGCCGAAACCGGCGAGGGTAATTTGCTCGCTCTGGCGGTGGAGGCGGCGCGGGCTCGTGCCACCGTCGGGGAAATCTCGGCCGCATTGGAAAAGGTCTGGGGCCGTTATCAGGCGGAGGTCCGCTCGATTTCTGGAGTGTACGGCGGCCAATACGCCGACGACCCCGAGTGGCAACGATTGCGGGAAGAGGTGGAAGCTTTTGCCCGCGAGCACGGGCGGCGGCCGCGCATTTTGATTGCCAAGATCGGGCAGGACGGTCACGACCGCGGCGCCAAAGTGATTGCCACGGCTTTTGCCGACCTGGGCTTCGATGTAGACATCGGCAGCCTCTTTCAAACCCCGGAAGAAGTCGCACGCCAGGCGGTGGAAAACGACGTGCACGTGATCGGAATTTCCACGCAAGCGGGCGGCCACAAAACGCTCGTTCCGCAATTGATCCGCGAGCTCGAACGCCTCGGCGCAGGCGACATTATCGTCACGGTGGGCGGCATCATCCCGCAAAAAGACTATAAGTTCCTGGAGCAGGCCGGCGTGCGAGCCATTTTTGGGCCCGGCACCCATGTACTCCGGGCGGCGCGGCGCGTGCTCGAACTGGTGCGCGAAGCGACCCAACCGGCTCCGAAGGTTGCGACGGCGTGA
- the caiA gene encoding acyl-CoA dehydrogenase has protein sequence MTKHDVPPIELDAVQRLVDAAGAVIENALATARKRTDHGKDIDSDQVHCERLAYAATEVRAARDLLAYAKAARGQTPEADVYAQMAAVFAGEVAQKLASAVDAHQADFGVSSELWQTTLGTSESKTLLRAAVDDARVRSIGRHVIEQRGANHCWLDNELAVMTRDSVRQFAEAEVLPIAERIHRHDELVPDDLIRKMAELGFFGMSVPEQYGGGGMGNLPMIVTTEELSRCSLAAAGSLITRPEILTKALLKGGTERQKQRWLPPIARGEIMVAISVTEPDTGSDVASVKCRATEAEVNGQKGYFIDGAKAWCTFAGRANVLALLARTDPDPKKGARGLSLFIVPKDPFYGHSFEMRQPSGGLLVGKADRTPGYRGMHSFTLNFERYFVPAENLVGEESQKNKGFYLQMAGFAAGRLQTGGRATGLAQAALERTAEYANDRKQFGQPIGQFQLTQYKLGRMATHTMAARQLTYAAALAMDRDESISLEPAMAKLLACDVAVWVTQEGQLLHGGWGYAEEFPISRYVVDATVLPIFEGVKPILELKVIARQLLA, from the coding sequence ATGACCAAACACGACGTACCTCCGATCGAACTCGACGCCGTTCAACGGCTGGTGGATGCCGCCGGCGCGGTCATCGAGAATGCGCTGGCCACCGCGCGCAAACGAACGGATCACGGTAAAGACATCGATTCCGATCAGGTGCACTGCGAGCGCCTGGCATACGCGGCAACCGAGGTCCGCGCCGCGCGCGACTTGCTCGCCTACGCCAAGGCTGCCCGCGGCCAAACGCCGGAAGCCGATGTCTATGCACAAATGGCGGCGGTGTTTGCCGGTGAAGTGGCGCAAAAGCTCGCGTCTGCCGTGGATGCGCACCAGGCGGATTTTGGTGTGAGCTCGGAACTCTGGCAAACGACCCTCGGTACCAGCGAGAGCAAGACTTTGCTGCGGGCTGCAGTCGACGATGCGCGCGTGCGCAGCATTGGCCGGCACGTGATTGAGCAGCGCGGTGCCAACCATTGCTGGCTCGACAATGAGCTCGCGGTGATGACCCGGGATTCGGTCCGCCAATTTGCCGAAGCGGAAGTCCTCCCGATTGCCGAGCGCATTCACCGGCACGACGAACTGGTGCCCGACGATCTCATCCGCAAAATGGCCGAGCTCGGCTTTTTCGGCATGTCCGTGCCGGAACAGTATGGAGGTGGCGGCATGGGCAATTTGCCTATGATCGTCACGACCGAGGAGCTGTCGCGCTGCTCCCTGGCGGCTGCGGGCAGCTTGATCACGCGTCCGGAGATTCTCACCAAAGCGCTACTCAAAGGTGGCACGGAACGGCAAAAACAACGGTGGCTTCCTCCCATTGCGCGGGGCGAAATCATGGTGGCCATCTCGGTTACGGAACCCGACACCGGCTCCGATGTGGCCTCCGTCAAGTGCCGCGCCACCGAAGCGGAAGTGAACGGGCAGAAAGGTTACTTCATTGACGGCGCCAAGGCGTGGTGCACGTTCGCCGGTCGTGCCAACGTGCTCGCCCTGCTGGCGCGCACCGATCCCGACCCGAAAAAAGGGGCTCGCGGCCTGTCGCTCTTCATTGTCCCCAAGGACCCGTTTTACGGCCACTCCTTCGAGATGCGCCAGCCCTCCGGCGGGCTGCTCGTGGGCAAGGCCGACCGCACCCCGGGCTACCGCGGCATGCATTCGTTCACGCTGAACTTCGAGCGGTACTTCGTGCCCGCCGAAAACTTGGTCGGCGAAGAAAGCCAGAAGAACAAAGGGTTTTACTTGCAGATGGCCGGCTTTGCCGCGGGGCGGCTGCAAACCGGCGGGCGCGCTACCGGGCTTGCGCAAGCAGCTCTGGAACGCACCGCGGAGTACGCCAACGACCGCAAGCAATTCGGCCAACCCATTGGCCAGTTCCAGCTCACCCAGTACAAACTCGGCCGCATGGCCACGCACACCATGGCGGCACGGCAACTCACGTACGCCGCCGCCTTAGCCATGGACCGCGACGAATCCATCTCGCTCGAACCCGCCATGGCCAAACTCCTCGCCTGCGATGTGGCCGTGTGGGTCACCCAGGAAGGCCAGTTGCTCCACGGAGGTTGGGGCTACGCCGAAGAATTCCCGATCTCTCGTTACGTGGTGGATGCGACCGTGCTGCCCATCTTCGAAGGGGTCAAACCTATCCTGGAACTCAAAGTGATCGCGAGACAGCTCCTCGCGTGA
- a CDS encoding putative Fe-S cluster assembly protein SufT — protein MEHERVEFARDCEVVAIPGGERLTVPQGTVAYVTQSLGGTFTLSIPSLGGLFRLEGSNADAIGQEPMAHTSQGDEGEDLESCVWAQLRTCYDPEIPVNIVDLGLIYDLQIQDLPGGGKRVDVKMTLTAPGCGMGVYIAQDARAKILSLPEVEEAEVSLVWDPPWSPHMISPAGRQILGMD, from the coding sequence ATGGAGCACGAACGAGTAGAATTTGCGCGCGATTGCGAAGTTGTGGCGATTCCCGGCGGGGAGCGCCTTACGGTGCCGCAGGGGACGGTGGCTTACGTGACCCAAAGCCTGGGGGGCACATTCACGCTCAGCATCCCGAGCCTGGGCGGGCTGTTTCGGCTGGAGGGAAGCAATGCGGACGCCATTGGGCAGGAGCCGATGGCCCACACATCGCAGGGCGATGAGGGCGAGGATCTCGAGTCGTGCGTGTGGGCCCAGTTGCGGACGTGCTACGACCCGGAAATCCCCGTGAACATCGTGGACCTCGGGTTGATTTACGACTTGCAGATCCAAGATCTGCCCGGCGGGGGAAAGCGCGTGGACGTGAAGATGACGCTCACTGCCCCAGGCTGCGGGATGGGTGTGTACATCGCGCAAGATGCACGGGCAAAAATTCTCTCGCTGCCGGAGGTCGAAGAGGCGGAGGTGAGTCTGGTGTGGGATCCGCCATGGAGCCCGCATATGATTTCGCCCGCGGGCCGGCAGATATTGGGCATGGACTGA
- the coxA2 gene encoding cytochrome c oxidase subunit I — MEEEKWSVDRTHRLAALVLVVVGTTLLVLGIYHGLLQVLYRAGWIRAASFLGLDYYQGLTLHGVVNAIVYTTFFEVAFGYVVVSHFLRAALDRRITLLAAGMMLVGTVMAAIPILAGKASVLYTFYPPLKASPWFYLGASLLVVGSWIPFFQWIAAYLQWRRIHPEQTTPLAVVGMLATFTVWLIATVPLAVEVLVLLLPWSLGWTSAVDVVLARTLFWFFGHPLVYFWLLPAYVMYYVMLPPLVGGKLFSDKAARLAFLLFIVFSAPVGLHHQYADPGVSSSYKWLHGLFTFCVAIPSFITAFTVAASLEHGARRNGGTGLFGWWAKLPYFDRNRYLFAYAIMGLVLFLFGGITGIVNASVTMNNVVHNTAWIPGHFHTTLGGPVFLAFLGLSVWMLTELGGKELRLPRWNVLVPYVWTGGVALFSLGLSVAGILGEPRRTNMALSYSNPDSPLYQAAWELWTRVGAVGGVMMTAAMVMYFAVFFSTLFAPARPRAEIRFPTAEPLRHESLGVTRNFTPWVIVALIFLVIAYAPPLIEVLGGSTVPSLPYEPFSPVPASR, encoded by the coding sequence ATGGAAGAAGAGAAGTGGAGCGTGGATCGCACCCATCGCTTGGCTGCATTGGTTCTGGTGGTGGTCGGCACGACGTTGCTCGTGCTCGGCATATATCACGGGTTGCTGCAAGTGCTGTATCGGGCCGGTTGGATCCGTGCCGCGTCGTTCCTCGGGCTCGACTATTACCAGGGGCTCACGCTGCACGGCGTGGTGAATGCCATTGTGTACACGACGTTTTTCGAGGTGGCGTTCGGGTACGTGGTCGTGAGCCACTTTTTGCGTGCAGCGTTGGATCGCCGCATCACCCTGCTTGCCGCCGGCATGATGCTCGTCGGAACGGTCATGGCGGCGATTCCGATCTTGGCCGGAAAGGCCTCGGTGCTGTACACGTTTTATCCTCCGCTCAAAGCGAGTCCGTGGTTTTATCTGGGTGCCTCGCTGCTCGTCGTGGGCTCGTGGATACCTTTTTTCCAGTGGATTGCCGCCTACTTGCAGTGGCGCCGCATCCACCCGGAGCAGACGACGCCGCTGGCCGTAGTGGGGATGCTGGCGACGTTCACGGTGTGGTTGATTGCGACGGTTCCACTCGCGGTGGAAGTCCTCGTCTTGTTGCTGCCCTGGTCGTTAGGCTGGACGTCAGCGGTGGACGTGGTGCTCGCCCGCACGTTGTTTTGGTTCTTTGGTCACCCGCTCGTGTATTTTTGGCTCTTGCCTGCCTATGTGATGTACTACGTGATGCTGCCGCCACTGGTCGGTGGCAAGCTGTTTTCGGACAAGGCGGCGCGTCTGGCGTTCCTTCTCTTCATCGTATTTTCGGCCCCAGTGGGTTTGCACCATCAGTATGCCGACCCAGGGGTGAGTAGCAGTTACAAATGGCTCCACGGTCTGTTCACCTTTTGTGTGGCGATCCCGAGTTTTATCACGGCCTTTACGGTTGCGGCCTCCCTCGAACATGGGGCACGGCGCAACGGGGGAACGGGTTTGTTCGGCTGGTGGGCCAAGCTGCCGTATTTCGACCGGAACCGCTACTTGTTTGCGTATGCGATCATGGGTCTCGTGTTGTTTCTCTTCGGAGGGATTACCGGTATCGTGAATGCTTCCGTGACCATGAACAACGTGGTGCACAACACCGCTTGGATTCCGGGTCATTTCCATACCACGCTCGGTGGTCCCGTATTCCTGGCGTTCCTCGGACTGTCGGTTTGGATGCTCACGGAGCTCGGCGGTAAGGAGTTGCGCCTTCCGCGATGGAACGTGCTGGTTCCCTACGTTTGGACCGGCGGCGTCGCCCTGTTCTCCTTGGGCCTTTCCGTGGCCGGGATTCTCGGCGAACCGCGGCGAACCAACATGGCACTGAGCTACTCGAATCCGGACTCTCCGCTGTACCAAGCTGCATGGGAGTTGTGGACCCGCGTGGGAGCGGTCGGAGGCGTCATGATGACGGCCGCGATGGTCATGTACTTTGCGGTGTTCTTTTCCACGCTGTTCGCGCCGGCGCGCCCACGGGCGGAAATCCGCTTTCCGACTGCCGAGCCGCTGCGGCACGAGAGCCTCGGGGTCACGAGGAACTTTACCCCGTGGGTGATCGTAGCGTTGATCTTTCTGGTCATTGCGTATGCCCCGCCCTTGATCGAGGTGCTGGGTGGGAGCACGGTGCCGTCGTTGCCGTACGAGCCATTCAGTCCGGTGCCGGCATCGCGATGA